The Anaerolineae bacterium genome window below encodes:
- a CDS encoding extracellular solute-binding protein yields the protein MNQVTRRQLFRGSVALLTAPGLVSLSACAVTPAPLPASEASPVSTPASTVALAGVVQEGERFTLEVLTDFPPQYLEYTTGSIHPRLEEMHPGATVQYLPFDLTRLEEHLLVARAAGVMPDLFRLDETLLPRVANDELSLPLDERVAEWGVEDDFYPAALSCVRWKGRTWGLPQMVSPRHYCYRRDITEEAGVQIPDEWTWDDMLEAAIRLTVVEEGKVVRLGSSCPVDFREFWGALRAAGGRLIANGKPAFGDEAGLWALKWITQRNTALVPEGTAPLDESSIPHFAAGRWAIAYGHVGGHWADVRRYAPDKAALVSVPQPPLQERRVCPIDTGWLAMAATTRYAEAAWDYLKLHLEPEPLAVLNQGLAWVPPRRSAAETAEYMSDPVMRKTEQNLAQYGEPFEAIPEWRRFEWIIEQAIEAAVLGLGTPEEALADAAAQADRIMAGYPDWPRS from the coding sequence ATGAACCAGGTGACTCGTCGCCAGCTGTTCCGAGGGTCCGTCGCCCTTCTGACGGCTCCAGGACTTGTGAGCTTGAGTGCCTGTGCTGTGACACCGGCGCCGCTGCCCGCCAGCGAAGCATCGCCGGTCAGTACCCCGGCTTCCACGGTGGCGCTCGCAGGCGTGGTGCAGGAGGGCGAGCGGTTCACCCTCGAGGTACTGACCGATTTCCCTCCCCAATACCTCGAGTATACGACCGGGAGCATTCACCCCAGGCTGGAGGAGATGCACCCGGGCGCAACGGTGCAGTACCTTCCCTTCGATCTTACTCGGCTGGAGGAGCACCTGCTCGTAGCTCGAGCCGCCGGGGTCATGCCGGACCTCTTCCGGCTGGACGAGACGCTCCTGCCTCGCGTTGCCAATGACGAGCTGTCCCTTCCGCTGGACGAGCGCGTGGCGGAATGGGGGGTGGAGGACGACTTCTACCCGGCTGCCCTCAGCTGTGTGCGCTGGAAGGGCAGGACCTGGGGCCTCCCGCAGATGGTCAGCCCCCGCCATTACTGCTATCGGCGAGACATAACTGAGGAAGCGGGGGTTCAGATACCAGATGAGTGGACCTGGGACGACATGCTGGAGGCGGCCATTAGGCTCACTGTGGTGGAGGAGGGGAAGGTGGTGCGCCTGGGCTCTTCCTGTCCCGTGGATTTCCGGGAGTTCTGGGGAGCCCTGCGCGCAGCGGGCGGCAGGCTGATCGCGAACGGGAAGCCTGCGTTCGGTGACGAGGCCGGGCTATGGGCGCTCAAGTGGATCACGCAACGGAACACTGCCTTGGTCCCCGAGGGTACAGCGCCTCTGGACGAGTCCTCCATCCCGCATTTCGCCGCCGGCCGGTGGGCCATCGCCTACGGACACGTTGGCGGCCACTGGGCGGACGTAAGGCGGTACGCGCCCGACAAGGCGGCGCTGGTAAGCGTGCCTCAGCCCCCGCTGCAAGAGCGGCGCGTCTGCCCGATAGACACCGGATGGCTTGCCATGGCGGCCACCACCAGGTATGCGGAAGCAGCGTGGGACTACCTGAAGCTGCACCTGGAGCCAGAACCCCTGGCGGTGCTCAACCAGGGCCTGGCCTGGGTGCCGCCACGTCGGTCGGCCGCCGAGACGGCCGAGTACATGAGCGACCCGGTGATGCGGAAGACCGAACAGAACCTGGCCCAGTACGGAGAGCCATTCGAGGCTATTCCAGAGTGGCGTAGGTTCGAATGGATCATAGAGCAGGCTATCGAGGCGGCTGTTTTGGGGTTGGGGACGCCGGAGGAAGCGCTCGCCGATGCCGCCGCGCAGGCTGACAGGATCATGGCGGGCTACCCGGACTGGCCCAGAAGCTAG
- a CDS encoding DUF1232 domain-containing protein has protein sequence MSKIPLKANYLSELLLHLRLWWRLLRDPRVPGVLKLAVPALALVYVLWPADLLLDLVPVLGQVDDVLVLLLALRLFESWAPRSVVTEHLARLRRSGAPAGAHGDDVIDGEYRIL, from the coding sequence TTGAGCAAGATACCACTGAAAGCCAACTACCTCAGCGAGCTGCTGCTTCACCTCAGGCTGTGGTGGCGCCTCCTGCGCGACCCCAGAGTCCCCGGCGTACTGAAGCTGGCCGTCCCCGCTCTGGCTCTCGTGTACGTGCTCTGGCCTGCCGACCTTCTGCTCGATCTGGTCCCGGTGCTGGGCCAGGTGGATGATGTGCTGGTGCTGCTGCTGGCATTGCGCCTGTTCGAGTCCTGGGCCCCGCGCTCGGTGGTGACCGAGCATCTGGCCCGCCTGCGGCGATCCGGGGCCCCCGCCGGAGCGCACGGCGACGACGTGATAGACGGCGAGTACCGCATCCTGTAG